A single window of Mangifera indica cultivar Alphonso chromosome 18, CATAS_Mindica_2.1, whole genome shotgun sequence DNA harbors:
- the LOC123202429 gene encoding copper transporter 4-like: protein MILMGSPAVVEPTTTEAWSTPGLHTHRKSMAHMAFYWGHRTEILFPGWPGSNSTMYVVALLFVFALAVVVEWLGNCKLIEPGANRVATGMFKTALHSVRAGLAYMVILAVMSFNGGIFIAAIMGHAVGFLLFGSRVFKKSGESGSSSQKAPAT, encoded by the coding sequence aTGATTTTGATGGGTTCACCGGCGGTCGTTGAGCCAACAACCACGGAAGCTTGGAGCACGCCGGGACTGCACACGCACCGGAAATCAATGGCTCACATGGCATTCTACTGGGGCCACAGAACGGAGATATTGTTTCCGGGGTGGCCAGGTTCGAACTCAACCATGTATGTTGTGGCCCTGCTGTTTGTGTTTGCTCTGGCAGTGGTAGTGGAGTGGCTTGGAAACTGCAAGCTCATCGAGCCAGGGGCTAATCGTGTGGCCACCGGGATGTTCAAGACGGCTTTGCATTCAGTGCGTGCTGGTTTGGCGTATATGGTGATCCTTGCTGTTATGTCCTTCAATGGTGGTATTTTTATTGCTGCCATTATGGGGCATGCTGTTGGGTTCTTGCTCTTCGGGAGTCGGGTTTTTAAGAAATCAGGTGAATCTGGTTCCAGTTCCCAGAAAGCTCCTGCTacatga